From the Psychrilyobacter piezotolerans genome, the window CCTGTACCCCCACCCATTCCAGATGTTATGAATAACATATCTGTTTCCTCTAATAGAGTTTTTATCTTGTCTATATCTTCCTCTGCTGCTTGTTTTCCAATCTCTGGGTTAGCTCCCGCTCCCAATCCTCTTGTTGATTTTTCCCCCAGCTGTATTCTTATATCAGCTAAAGAGTTGTGTAGATCTTGGGCATCTGTATTGGCTGCAATATATTCTACTCCTGTTACTCCTGCTTCAATCATATCATTTATTGCATTCCCTCCGGAACCCCCTATCCCCATTACCTTTATCTTCACCAAATGCTCATTTGTGTGTATCATCCATCTTCCTCCTTAGACTATAGACTCTATATAAAATTCCCCAACCATTTTTTAAACTTCGACGGGCTTTTAGTTACATTCTTTTTCTTAGCTGCTTCTTTTTTTTCTGCCTTATTCACAGTTGTTACATTCACAGTTTCTGTTTTTTCCTTTACTTTTTCTATCTTATCTTCTACATTTGTTTTTTGCAGGTCGCTGTATTCATCTTCAAGAGCTGTAAGCAGTACTCCCATTCCCGTAATACAGGCAGGATTTTTTAGTGTAGTTGTCATTCCATCTATCTTAATAGTTGTTCCTATCCTGATATCATAGTTCAGCAGAGCTTTTAATTTCTCTAGAATCCCGTAGTCTCCTACGACTCCTCCAGCCAATACTATACCGCTTTTCAGGTATTCCTTATATCCGGAAGCCTCTATACTCTTTGAAATGTACTCCAATATCTCATCGGTCCTGGCATCTATTATCTCCCTTAAATATCTAACTTCAAAGGTCTTAGTCATGCTTTCACCATTTTCCAGATAAGACACGGTAATTTTTTCATCTATATCTTTATTTTTTATCTCTGACAGGATGTTCTTCACTACTTCACTATTTAATTCCAGCACATACTTAAGATCATTGACATAGTGCATCCCGCCTATGGGGATTACATTTGTATTGATAAGCCTGTTATTTTTAAAAATTGTTATCTCTGTTAAACCATACCCGATATCTACCAGTGCTACACCGTTTACCTTATCTATTTTTTTTAGAGTGGCTTTAGATGATGCTTCGCCGTTATATACGAGGCTGTCTACCTCTATCTTAGCTTTATTTAGTGTTTCTACTATTTTTTTAACCTTTAACTTCGGTATCCTTATGAGGTGAACATTTACCTTTAATTTATTTCCAATTTTCCCCACTGGATTTTTCATTATTCCAGAATCATCCACTCTGTAGTTATAGATTTCCTTGGCTATCACCTGTTCGTCCTCTTTAACCACCTTTTCTTTAGAGATTTTAAAAATTTCATCACAGTGATCTTCGGTAACTTCTATATCCTCATCGGAAAGTTTATATTCAAT encodes:
- the ftsA gene encoding cell division protein FtsA, producing the protein MMRRIRTGIDIGSSKTTIIVGELYDSGKNIKILGQTIIPSNGIKKGEIIDGELFSRTLRLGKERLEEQIGIVIKKATIGVSGSDIKSSTTDIEYKLSDEDIEVTEDHCDEIFKISKEKVVKEDEQVIAKEIYNYRVDDSGIMKNPVGKIGNKLKVNVHLIRIPKLKVKKIVETLNKAKIEVDSLVYNGEASSKATLKKIDKVNGVALVDIGYGLTEITIFKNNRLINTNVIPIGGMHYVNDLKYVLELNSEVVKNILSEIKNKDIDEKITVSYLENGESMTKTFEVRYLREIIDARTDEILEYISKSIEASGYKEYLKSGIVLAGGVVGDYGILEKLKALLNYDIRIGTTIKIDGMTTTLKNPACITGMGVLLTALEDEYSDLQKTNVEDKIEKVKEKTETVNVTTVNKAEKKEAAKKKNVTKSPSKFKKWLGNFI